Below is a window of Sylvia atricapilla isolate bSylAtr1 chromosome 2, bSylAtr1.pri, whole genome shotgun sequence DNA.
TGTGATCCTGCTCCTGCCAAGGTCTATGACTTAATTTGTAGTGTAGGAAGTGGTTTAAAATAGTGTTTATGTTGGggactttgggttttttgtttgtttgttttttggtttgtttggtttgggtttggttttttttgttgttgtttttgggttttttggtgggtaatgtgtttttttttgttgttgttgttgttgttgtgtttttgttgggttttttttagaggGGGTGTTTGTTAAGGATTAAAAGGTTGTACAAACTGCCAGGAACTGTACTggtgtttggtgttttggggttttttgtttgtttgttttgggggtttttttaattaaaaagacaagagaaaaaacaacccaaaggTCGGGAGACTGTATCAACTGACAAGAAGTATGATCTTATGGAAGATTAGACTCTGGTGCAGCTGAGAATGATGCTAAGGACACTGTTCTCTAAAGGAATTAAACCATAACAAACTACTATGTTTATTCTGCGTGacagcaataaattaaaatataaataaaaactggAGCAAACAGGGCACTGTTGAAAAGTTGGTAGTTAAGTCTCAAAACCTGAGTTTCTCTGTAGCAGTTCTTACCTTGCCTTGTCACTTGTGTGTTTGACCATCCAGATCCCTTGTGGCTTCTGCCTCTTCTGCTCCCTGGGAATATCCTCTTTCCATGTGCTTAAAGATTTCTACACTGCATTTGTTTCTTGgctttgtctgcttttctttctgttgcctCACTGGAGCTGCAtaggagaagaatgtaaattGTCATTAATAAAATCTTCATACACaagggattttttggttttagtgTACAAGTTTATCTCCTTACAAGGAAATTTGGGTTGTTGGGCCATTAGTAAATAGCCTGTCTCTTTATTTTAGGGAAGGCCTGTAGATTTTCCTCcctcaaaattaaaaacaggcTGTGGAGAGCAAGTGTGCTATGTTCTTGATTGTTTGGCTGAAGAAGCCTTGAAACACACTGGGTTTAGCTGGAAAAGGTATAGTATACTTCTAAGCATCCTTCCTTATGCATTGTTTTACAGCAAACAGATGTAAGTTGTAGTGGTAAAATAAAAGACTAAATGACATAAAAAATGACTAAAAACGTTTTACTTGACGTTTCATGAGGTGGAAAATTCAACTAGGCTTGAAGCAGGATGACCAATTAATTCCTAATGCAATTTCACACAACTGGCCTGTTACCAGCAAGGCTGGGTTTGCACATTATAGATTTAGCTAATTAAGATTTAActgatgacttttttttgttatttcccTATACATAACTCTTTGTTAATCTGATAATTGAGTTGAAACATTTAGTCGTTTTAGTGTCTATCAATCAATAATAAATTCCTGGAGTTATACACCATATGATCATGTTACAAGTagactaattttatttaatctgaaGGAACTCTTAGGACAAATTAGATGACAGATAATCTCAAGTATATGAAAATGTCTTCAAAAGtgttctttatttcatttttttcctttgatggCAAAACGAGGATTTTGAAATGGATATAGCAAAGTAATTTCTGCCTTGGAAATTTTTTACTGTTACTTCTCTTTAGTACACAAATTTGACTCTCAGCTGAAAATAAGCCTGTGCTGACTTGCACTGGAATTTCAAGAGCTTAGACCAATAGAGACAAACTCCAAAATTTACTTCCTAGATGACTTTGTAGTGTACTGCCTTTACTCTTAAGACAGTCCAAGATGAACAAGACTTTGAAGGCTGAGTGTATATTTATTTAAGTTGTGAAGCACTAATCACTGCCTAAGTATGTTCCACATCATCCATTTTCctcatgaaatattttgtttgcagaGGTATTTAGTTTATTGTGTTTAAAAGCTCTGCTGTTCTTTGAATTAATTTCAGGCCAGCATATCCAACAGAAGAgccagaagaagaagaaataacaGAAGATGATGCAGAATTAACACTTAGTAAATTGGAAGAGGATGTTGCAGTaggtttttttgatttgttttgattatATTAGTATTGGTCAACTTGAGGAATTTTTCATTCACTGTTCATTTTGTTTGGCTTTCTTTGAGAAGTCTTTTCAATTAGCTGTTCAAGttggttttttcctgcagctctttatTCCTGCATTGTCAGATTCTCTTTAGAggttttttattgcttttcagaTAAGATTAACTCTTCAAGACAGACCTTATATTCTTAAGTGCAGTGGAATCTAACTATGCATTAAAAACACAAAGATTtagaattgtttcttttctacCGATAAATCTACTTAGGATGTTAAACTAAATGGTTAAAATAGGAAAACAGCCATCTGCTCTTTTCTGTATCTTGTTGAGGTCTAAGATACTTAAATTGGGAAATGGGGATGAAACAGTTAACTAAAACACAGTCAGAATCCTTCAGAGAGCCTTTGGGTTTCCTCTCAGGTATTGTCCTAGGCCATGATTTTCACAACTAATGTGTTCTCTTGGCTCTTTGGAATGTATGTGTGTTAATAAAACCAGTGAGGTATTATTCCTTTACGAGGTATTGCATTACCAGGCATTTTATACGAAAAGGTTACTTACTTTTTAGAGCCCCTAGTGCTTCTACAGGGATTAATAACATTCTAATGTAAACTTTTTTTGCCCAGTCCATTGTTGGACTAATATCAATATGCTGGCATTGTTGATGCCAGTATATTGATACTAGCTGTATCCATAATGGAATTTAGCAGTATTTCCAGCAATTAAATGCTAATGATGAGGTTCTCTGATTGATCTTTGGTTTTGAttcttctgaataaaaatgaTGAGGCTGACAGAGACAAGGCTAGTTCTGTAAATCTTGGGCAATGGGATAGCCTGTATTAGTGAGGCTGGGTGTGCAAGGAAATCTGCACAGTTTGGTTTCTCAGTTCTGATAACCAGTCTTCTTGTTCTGGTGTTATGTGCTTTTAAATGCTCCACAAATATGTATTGTCCATTTAGCAAAAGATAGTCCCAATCTAGTCTTAATTTCTTGCAAGTATTTAGGGGACTTGGGGTCAAACACGCCAGAAGAAAATAGTGGTCCCTGGTAGTTAAAAGCTGGGTAAAGTAGAGGAAAGAGGAATAAACTCCAAAGTTTTCACTGAGTCTTGAAGGATTTTACCCTAAGACCTGTGTTACTGCAGCTTTTGTGATTTGTATAGAAAGGAGGTGGATGATAAAATTTCACTTTAGTGGAAAAGACAGTcaagagagggaaaaggtgTATAAGGTTAAAGTGTATGGATGATAAAATGGCAGATGAAATACAGTATAGATGAATGAAGGTTAATGCACAGAAAAAGCATCTTTACTTATGGGTGATGGGCTCTCAGCTGATCATATCATGGGAGAAGGGCATTTTGAGACTGTAACAAATTTATAGAGTATGTGAGCAGAACATATGGTCTCATGGGCAAGAAAAAATCCATTGCCGCAATCTCAGTTGTGTTATTCTGCACACTGAAGATGTGTCATCATTCTGTAACTCCAAATATCTAGTGCAGACAACATCTTGAAAACTCTTGAGGTATGGTtgtagtttttgttttgatggagttttatttttagggtAGAGCTttaagaaatacattaaaaaataaaattaccatACTGCTATTGATTATGGGCCATTGTCAGAGGCTTTAGGTTTAGGCTTTGCTGGTTGATTGGTCAATTTTTGTAATATTGTGGTGCTCTGAAGGAAATGTGGAGTAGCTTTGATCTTTCAGCTTCTCACAGGTATTATATCTCTTCATAAGGTCTATAGCATAAATTCTCCATGTCTTGTTCAGAAATATAGAACTTAATACTCTTTGGTTTGTGctcctgcaaaataaaattatggtgAAAGATTGTGCAATACTTACTGAAGTCTTACTTTGAAACTTTTCTTAAGGAAGAAGAGTCagataatgaagaaaattatattgACCTGAATGTTTTAAAGGCACAAACGTCCAGATCAGTAAGTTGTAATTCATCAGTTCCCTCTTGAGAGATTTTTACATCTGTAGCAGCAATTTGTGTCTGTTGGATTTAAGTCTAAAAATCCTTGTATagtcatttcttgaaaaaaCATCCCATCTGAAATGAATCagatattatatattaatatcGTTTTGAAAGAACAATGTGCAGCCAGGTTGTAAACTGACATCACTGAAGGACTACTGGGAACATTTGCAAGAAATTTTTTGCAGACTTCTAGAAAAACATGGTATTAATTtcatgaatatattttaatccCACATACATACACCATTTCTGAAATGTATTATAATttcttaatatatatatttaattgtCTTCAGTTTTAAGTATGATGAGAagatagatttattttattttattcctaatCTTTATGaatgaaagaaatctgtttcaTCAGTAATCTAGATcattctgaatatatttttctaatattaaCAGTGCAAGCCATTGTAATGATTTGTAACAGTTCTTACTGTGCATAACAATGATACTTTGTGTCTAAACTTTGTGATTTTTACACAGAATGTGAATGACACTGCAAAGCAAGAAGAGATTTTACAGTCCACAACAGATGCAGCAGAGTGGAATCTGGAAGTGGAACGTGTGCTTCCACAGCTGAAAGTCACAGTCAGGACTGACAATAAGGTATGGAAGAATGGATTTGCTGTGTACATGTGGTGattaaaatgtgatttctgtCGATGCTGTTTACCTTCTGTTTGCAGTTGTTGTGTTTCGTCATGAAAAGACCTGTGAGTAATGGGCTTTCCAGGGCTACCTTGTGTGAATCTTTGTCAGTTACCTTGACCCGAGAAGCAATAATTTTCAGTAAGGTGTTTTTTCaatgttatatttttttctgctgcttatAAGACACCTTATTTCTATGTATTTATTCagtgggtattttttttcagtcctctgACATTTCCAATGTATGCACACTTCTAAAAAATTATATCTTCAGTTTAACACCTATGAAAACATCTTCTTGGAAGGCAACTGATGATCTTACCTTTCAACTCTTCCGTTTTTCAACCACGTGAAAGGCTGGTTGTATGGAATTCCTCTTGCTGAGCTTTATATGACAGTCAAGTAGGTCTGTATCCCAGTAGAGTCATTCTTAAGTTTAGAAAAAGAATTGAGCTCTTTTTCAACTGTTTTTGCTCACCATATCCTGGTAACTGCCTTAGGGTGAAATTCATCCTGTCTTAGAACTGTGTATTTCTCTCCACAGTCATTTCAAGGAGTCTAGAATGAGCAGCTTAGAAGTAGGCATCCATCTTTGGCAAGTCCAAACCTAGGGCCTGCTCTTGGCATTGCCATAAGCATTCTTTCTAGGAGCTTGTGAAGCACACACAAATCAGTGCAGTATTGAAATTGTGTATTTGCAGTGAcccagggagctggggtgtTGGAGCAATCTGCAGCACTGATATAGCAATGCAATACATATACAATGTATTATACAATGAAAGATAATTATCTTGCCAAAAATGGGAAACCTTCAACTGTCTGCTGAGCTGCTTGCCTGTCTTACACCatactgcatttttctgtgtgaagaatTGCCTGGCTCGAACCACTCTGCTGTGATCCTCAGCAAGCCCATCTGTTGCAGAGAACATGATGCTTGAGCCTCACAGTGAGGAATTAAAACTTAATAAAGGCATACATGAAAAATTTAAGCCACTGTAGGATCTGAGGTTTACTAGCTTCCAGCTTAATGCACCATCTCTTGGCCTTAAGGAATATGTCAAAATGAACATGAAAAGAGGATTATTCTTCTTCTAGcttctttcagaaataattgGAGAAAAGTGTTTAGTCTTTTTCCATTCTGCCAGAAAACATCATATTCTGTTTCCTAAGCTGTGCACGTAAACACAGTAGCAGGAGAGTATTAATGGCTTACCCAATGGCACTAGAACTTACTGTGAAGTCCTGGACAGAGGACTGGGGGTGGGTTTGGTGcctgttgtttttatttaaactccAAAGTTTGGCAAAGTGTGAGCAATTTTCACCAGACTAACAACTGATCATGAATCTCCTGCAAACCTGAAACACAACATAAGTACATTTTCTCTAGTGGCTCATTACCTGGTGTGTAGTGCCAATTCACAACACTTTTTCTCAGCCCCCACCTGAGTCCATATATGTTTCCTATGATCTTGAagctggaaataattttcccccttttaacTGTATCCCGTTATCAAAACCAAGTTATGGTATTTCTGcctctttcatttctctctgttcttcTCCTAGTAACAGTAAGGACtaaaatagaaaggaaagaacagatAGTCCAGAATGGTAGGTGTTGGACATTAAAAGCACCCATTTTGTCTAAGAATAAGCTGAACTAGTGCAGCTACAATCaatatttttagtatttgtGCCCAGAGTGGTTTCTAGCAGAAATAGTTCCATGAGGATCAGACTCTAAAAAGCATAGCTAGTATGGTATCAGTGAGGATGTCAGTGTTTGTTTATGGATCTGAGTGTCACATGTGACATTTAGGAGATTTATAAATTGTGTCACATCGAGCCAGTGCCCCTGGCTATGAACATGGCAGTGGCAGGATGATACATGGCAATAGTATAAAAGAGAACTGACCCTGCTTTGCATACCCGCTGTTGTTTAGTAACCAGAGAAGGCTAAAAGTTGTACTAACCTGTGTTCTAATTTGTGATGTCTTTCTTAGGATTGGAGGATTCATGTAGATCAAATGCATCAGCATAAGGATGGAATTGATTCTTCTTTGAAAGAAACTAGGGTATGTCTTGTATGTACAGAATATTTTACTAATCTGTCagcatttatattttctcttttgtttggtATGCATTAAGAACTAAATTGatctttttatcttcattttatttgtgctagtgctgtaaaattaaaaagggaaagataTGACAACGATCATTAAGGACAGTGTTAGTGGCAAAATACCTTGTGGGAAAGAGTTATATGTGTGAGGATTAACAGGGCTATCAGGGTCCAATAATGAATGCATTACCACAAGTACATCCTGACTACAGAGGACAAAACAGAATAATACAATCTGAAGGTgctattaaaaaaccccaaatactcTCAAATACTGTTGCTAGAATAATTTCCTGATATTGACATTTGTAATTAATTGAGGAGGGGGGAGCAATAAAGACTGAAATACATGTTTTGGAGGTGGGCAAACCAGAACACATTGGGAATAATTTTTGTTGCCTAAACACAGTATTTCTGTagtatttctctctctctctgtaggCTTCCATAGCCTTTCTTAACTACAACACCATTTTGATACTCTCTGCATACTGTCTGTATACTCTCAACCCACAGAATGTGATTTTCTAGGGTTACCTTGACAAACTCCATAATGAAATCAGCAGAACACTGGAAAAGATCAATAGCAGGGAGAAGTACATCAACAATCAGCTGGAGCACTTGGTTCAAGAATACCGTTCAGCACAAGCCTTGCTGAGTGAGGTATTGCTGATCTTTTGTTGTTGCCTTCTCCAGTATTAACTTGCTGTTAAATGAGGGTAAAGGCAAAGACAACATGGAGTGAGCTATCTATGAATTCTGCTGTTGGAAATGAAGCAGGGGAAATGTTGATTGGCTGTCAAATTATACTCTTCCTAAGTTAAACTAGCAATTTTTATTCAACTGTTCTGCAGGGGAAAATAGATGGTTTTGCCTGAGTATTCTGTATAGCTATTGCCAGTCTTGAGCAGCTAGTAAATTACTAGTTCTGCTTTCCCTGTGAAGTTCACACATCTGTCAGGAGTGGAAAAACTACAGTCTCAGTCCAATATTCATCCCTTAGATTGAGTACTGGTGCTAACGTGCGCACAAAGCACTCTGATTACTTCTTTGCTTCATTTAGTTTTTATGCCAATAGAGAGAGTGCTGTCTGAGAAGCTTTTTGATCCCTTACTTAGGAGGTGTTACAGTCTGCCTTTTGGCAAGCCCTCCTGGTTGTGGCCGTGCTGACAATAATGCTAACAAAATTTGACCTCTGCAGCTTCTGTTTGCCTTGTTGTTAAGGTATCTTCGAGATAATAATTTACTGTTGATGAAGTATTGTTCTGGATTTCAGCATTCAATCCTTTCTTCATTATGGCAgattttcttcatgtttattTCCTCATGTAAATGATTAGAACGCATAGTTCTTATCAAGTGTGTATTTGGACTATTTCCTGCTTTACATTTTTGAATGACAGTTATTGCAGGGGCTGATGTTTCAAGCCTGTCCTCATTTGTAAACCTCACTGGGGCTTTGTGGGAGACTTTCTGGAATTGAAAGAAACAAGAGCAAGTCTTGAAATTTTCTCTGAGCTATCTGCATACATTTCTTCAACTCTGTCATTACAGCAGACATGTTTCTTTCCAGGCTAAAGAGAAGTACCAGGAGGGAAGTGGAGGAGTAACTGAAAGGATTAGAATGCTTTCTGAGGTAAAACacatcttattttaaaacactcttCAGAGAGTTGGCATTTAGTGGTTGCAGTTTAATGAAACCAGTACTTTTTGATTTGTTCTCAagataaagattattttttgtttgggggaGGTGATCTAGTCCAGTCCCTGAATTTTAAATCCAGGCTGCCATTGATTTTTAACTCATGAAATGTAAGCTCAGTTTGTACAAGAAGGTGaatgttctgtattttattacCTGTGTCCTAGAATTATGGGGGATTAATAATCATGCCCATAAATTCTTTGGAGGAAGAAATGCTTAACTCTTATTCTAGATAAAACTaacaatttgaattttttatcttCCAGGTACTTAAAAGCAATATTTGAGCACTTAAAAGCAAAAGTTGGCtaaatagtattttttccaTACATCAAATTATCTTATTGCCTaaatctgattttctcttttggattttctttttcctttatattgGTGCTCTGACTAACTTAAATAAACATCTCCTGTCTCCTAACTGTCTCCCCATTTTGAGTGTTTCATGGCATTTCATTTGGACTTACAGCTTGACTTCGAAATGCTTCAACTCTTTAGCcaattcagaattttttttaatggctctGCCTGGGTTTTAGAAACCAACTTTATTTATTAGACAATAAAGTCTCAGGAAAAGTTGCGTAAAATAGGTCATACTGTAAGAATGTGTTAGAAATTGTACAACAAGTTAGAGATGTTtcagaacagaatagaatagttgagttggaagggacctacagtGATCACCAAGTGCAGCTGCAGTAGGTAATACAGCAGTTTAATGTGAGTTTTCTAGCTAAGATTTGAGTGTATGAATTCTGCAGAACTAGAGCTGTTTTCTATTTCACTCTCAAGGAAGTAAGtttgaaaaagtattttgtgaTGACTTGAGATTGACAGTGTGTGCTTTGGGAGCTGATAGACTGATAAGTAATGGTGAATATGTTACTAGCTGGCATCATTCAAACTACGTAGGTGCAGTGGTGCATGTCTGAGGTAAACCAGACAATTGGATGTTAGTACTGATCTGTTTTCAGGCATCCAGTCAGACCTCAGCACACCTGGAATACCTTTACACTGCAGGTATGCAGGAACAATGCAGCAGTGATTCCTTTTTGTTGCTGAAAAGGCCCATTGAAGCCTTAATGGAGGGCTATTTTCACATTATAGACAAGAATACTGAATTATTACCTTGGCTATACTTTAGAATGATagatattctctttttttcattgtctgCAAAGGCAAACTGGTTGCTAGACAGTGCTGAAATGCACTTTTGTTCTTCATACATGGATTTTACATACCTGGACCAGTGCCAGCAGGCCAAACTGCTGCACCTTcttttgctgcagtgctgtttcTCAGGTTTCCAGTGTAACATGCTGAAATCCTGATGCTTCCAGAAGGGCAGCAGGCATGATTATATAATGAATCTTGATGTGTTGGGATATTGGTTCCTTTGTTCTTCCATCCAGCATCACTCTGAAACACTTGTATTGTTGTTTTAATTGGGGATGCACAAATTTTCAGTACCACCATGGTGTTTGGTCAAATTGTTACCTGTTTCTGTAATTGTTTACAATATTATttagttaaattaaaaatttctgaatgtTTGAAAAATTGTTCCTCTTTATATAATAACCAAGATGGATTcgttaatttttttaataaaagcagtttttcagcagagacattttaaaatttgatattCATGTGgcttaattaagaaaaaaatctattttaaggTTACAGAAGCATTAGAGAAAGTAAagcaggaaacagaagagaaaggaagcagTATGACTGATGGTGGTAAGTACCTTTATGCTTCAGACAACGTACCCTTTCTCTTGGGGACAGTTTAATGATATGCACTTCATTAAAG
It encodes the following:
- the IFT57 gene encoding intraflagellar transport protein 57 homolog, translating into MAEEGAPGRRGERGDEVPAERGPGAAFHMFVLMEDLLDQLKLLNYEEEALRRHNMRPLSRHYFALPTNPGEQFFMFCTLAAWLISKAGHPFEQPQEYDDPNAVISNVLSELRSFGRPVDFPPSKLKTGCGEQVCYVLDCLAEEALKHTGFSWKRPAYPTEEPEEEEITEDDAELTLSKLEEDVAEEESDNEENYIDLNVLKAQTSRSNVNDTAKQEEILQSTTDAAEWNLEVERVLPQLKVTVRTDNKDWRIHVDQMHQHKDGIDSSLKETRGYLDKLHNEISRTLEKINSREKYINNQLEHLVQEYRSAQALLSEAKEKYQEGSGGVTERIRMLSEVTEALEKVKQETEEKGSSMTDGAPLVKIKQALTKLRQETVQMDIQIGVMEHTLLQSKLKEKSNMTRDMHATVIPEATVGAY